DNA from Candidatus Thermoplasmatota archaeon:
AACTTCATCGAAAATACGCACAATGCATATGATAGTTCATCAGAGGATTGTAATAATAAGTGGTATTCAACTCTAATTCATGAAGGAAATTACTGGAGCGACTACACTGAAGATGATGCAAACGGAGATGGAATAGGGGACACACCGTATAACATTCTGGGTGGAAACAACAAAGATCTATATCCTCTAATTAAACCGTGCAGCGGTAGTTCACAGCAAAGCAGCCCATCACCAGAAAGTCAACCCAGCAGCCAAACAAATAGTCAACAATATAGCGCTATTCAGCAAACAATAACTGGTTCGACTATAACTATCAAATAATTACTAACTGCTAAATCATCTTATCTCTTCTTATTTTCATTTTTTTGTAAAAACTTTAAATTAGTGGATAATAGTTTGCTCTGTATATGACTTATTACGTTTTTAAGGATAAAAAAGGAGAAAAAGTACGGGTTGGCAAAATTGTTTGTTTAGCTCGTTCTTACAGGAGACATGCTGAGGAAATGCATACCAATGTAACTGAGGAGCCTCTTCTTTTTCTAAAGCCTGCTAGCTCTGTTATTTTCGATGGTGATTCTATAATCATTCCAAAGATGTCGAAATGTTTACACCATGAAGTTGAAATGGGGATAGTTATTGGTAAAAAATGTAAAGAAGTACCACAAAAAAATGCTTTGGATTATGTTCTTGGTTATCTCGTTTGTTTAGATATTACTGCTAGAGATATTCAGGATAAAGCAAAGAAAAACAGTTGGCCTTGGACTATAGCTAAAGGTTTTGATACTTTTGCACCTATCAGTGATGTCGTTTTAAAAGATAAAATCAAGAATCCTAACAACCTTGATTTATCGCTAAAAGTGAACGGAAAGGTTAGACAGAAGTCTAACACAAAATATATGATTTATTCTGTTGAACGTATCATAGAGTTTGTTTCTGGTATTATGACTCTAGAAAAAGGTGATCTTATTATGACTGGTACTCCTGAGGGTGTTGGTGAGATAGCTGCAGGAGATGTGCTTGAGGCTA
Protein-coding regions in this window:
- a CDS encoding fumarylacetoacetate hydrolase family protein — protein: MTYYVFKDKKGEKVRVGKIVCLARSYRRHAEEMHTNVTEEPLLFLKPASSVIFDGDSIIIPKMSKCLHHEVEMGIVIGKKCKEVPQKNALDYVLGYLVCLDITARDIQDKAKKNSWPWTIAKGFDTFAPISDVVLKDKIKNPNNLDLSLKVNGKVRQKSNTKYMIYSVERIIEFVSGIMTLEKGDLIMTGTPEGVGEIAAGDVLEAKFGDFCFLKVDVR